The following proteins are encoded in a genomic region of alpha proteobacterium U9-1i:
- a CDS encoding sensory box histidine kinase/response regulator — translation MALPAASQAFDAFEALPDPAAILAPDGALLRANANFRQTFRHWIGPNRAPWGRVQPPAFENGERRFDAPAPDGRTFEWIDRLLPDGARFVTARDVTRHTRAAEESLRAKTTLFATLTHELRTPLNGILGITGLLAQTKLEPAPRSYLDAIRQSGEHLLDLITEILDYSRLEAGRIQLEQTPFDPEAAMQAVAELLSPKAYEKGLDIAVSVRSDTPARVIGDDGRLRQILFNLAGNAVKFTTSGGVLIDLAPRGEGRLRFTVRDTGPGIAAEKQAMIFEEFSQADEGVARRFGGAGLGLAIVKRLAQAMGGEVGLTSRVDQGSSFWVELPLSAAPSGETPIALQGVRVAIISEAQILSQALRAIITSFGGLAVARDDRPDLILYDWRGEPDGEEIAGLQTMAPAMIAIIAQENRAAIERCRAAGLQHYALKPLRRRALAERIRIALGLSGDAQPSMQGPQEHSAEALVGLRVLLAEDNPINALLARTLLTRQGCIVDVVHDGEEAVVAASSAPYDLMLLDVRMPRVDGLEAARRIRALGGAIGKTPIVALTADAGEEDRTRALKAGMNEFITKPIDAERLLAVAARFTTRPNPATFAAD, via the coding sequence ATGGCGCTGCCTGCCGCTTCGCAAGCCTTCGACGCGTTCGAAGCGCTGCCCGATCCCGCTGCGATTCTCGCACCGGACGGAGCGTTGCTGCGCGCCAACGCCAACTTCCGGCAAACGTTTCGTCACTGGATCGGCCCCAACCGGGCGCCTTGGGGGCGCGTGCAGCCGCCCGCGTTCGAAAACGGCGAGCGTCGCTTCGATGCGCCGGCGCCGGACGGTCGGACGTTCGAGTGGATCGACCGCCTGCTCCCCGATGGTGCGCGTTTCGTCACCGCCCGCGATGTGACGCGCCACACGCGCGCCGCCGAAGAATCGCTGCGCGCCAAGACCACGTTGTTCGCGACGCTCACGCATGAGTTACGCACACCGCTTAACGGCATTCTCGGCATAACCGGACTGTTGGCCCAAACCAAGCTTGAACCCGCGCCGCGCTCCTATCTCGACGCCATCCGTCAATCTGGCGAACACCTCCTCGATCTCATCACCGAGATCCTCGATTATTCGCGCCTTGAAGCGGGCCGCATTCAGCTTGAGCAAACGCCGTTCGATCCGGAGGCGGCGATGCAGGCCGTCGCCGAATTGCTCTCTCCCAAAGCGTACGAAAAGGGTCTCGACATCGCCGTGAGCGTTCGTTCCGACACGCCCGCGCGCGTGATTGGCGATGACGGACGCTTGCGCCAAATCCTGTTCAACCTGGCTGGCAATGCGGTCAAGTTCACCACAAGTGGCGGCGTCTTGATTGATCTCGCGCCGCGCGGGGAAGGCCGGTTGCGCTTCACCGTGCGCGATACCGGCCCGGGCATCGCTGCGGAAAAGCAAGCGATGATCTTCGAGGAGTTTTCGCAAGCCGACGAAGGCGTCGCGCGCAGATTTGGAGGCGCCGGCCTCGGTCTCGCAATCGTCAAGCGCCTCGCGCAGGCAATGGGTGGCGAGGTGGGGCTCACGAGCCGCGTCGATCAAGGCTCAAGCTTTTGGGTCGAACTGCCGCTGTCGGCGGCGCCATCCGGCGAAACGCCGATCGCGCTGCAAGGCGTGCGCGTCGCAATCATCAGCGAAGCGCAAATCCTGTCGCAAGCTCTGCGCGCAATCATTACGTCTTTCGGCGGCCTGGCCGTAGCGCGCGATGATCGCCCCGATCTCATCTTGTATGACTGGCGCGGCGAGCCTGACGGCGAAGAGATCGCGGGCCTGCAAACAATGGCGCCGGCGATGATCGCCATCATCGCGCAGGAAAATCGCGCCGCGATCGAGCGATGCCGCGCTGCTGGGTTGCAGCATTACGCCCTGAAGCCCCTGCGTCGGCGGGCGCTCGCGGAGCGTATACGCATCGCGCTTGGCTTGAGCGGCGACGCGCAACCGAGCATGCAGGGGCCACAGGAACATAGCGCCGAGGCGCTCGTCGGATTGCGCGTCCTGCTGGCCGAGGACAATCCGATCAACGCGCTGCTCGCTCGAACTTTGCTGACGCGCCAAGGCTGCATCGTTGATGTCGTTCATGATGGTGAGGAGGCGGTGGTGGCCGCTTCCTCAGCGCCTTACGATTTGATGTTGCTCGACGTCCGCATGCCGCGCGTCGATGGGCTCGAAGCGGCTCGACGCATCCGCGCGCTCGGCGGCGCCATCGGCAAGACCCCGATTGTTGCGCTGACCGCCGACGCTGGCGAGGAAGATCGCACCCGCGCGCTCAAGGCCGGGATGAACGAGTTCATCACCAAGCCGATTGACGCTGAGCGTCTGCTTGCTGTCGCAGCGCGCTTTACGACCCGCCCGAACCCCGCCACGTTCGCCGCCGACTGA
- a CDS encoding endonuclease: MTRKRRAAETRGRAAELIAALWLTLKGYRVLGQRLRTPFGEVDLAAWKQGVLVIVEVKARKTYDAGAYAVHPQAQQRIGRAAEVLAGRWRLNSAPIRFDLIVVGAGLLPKHERAAWMIEPRR, translated from the coding sequence ATGACAAGGAAGCGCCGCGCCGCCGAAACGCGCGGTCGCGCGGCAGAACTGATCGCCGCGTTGTGGCTCACGCTCAAAGGATATCGTGTGCTGGGCCAACGCTTGCGCACGCCGTTCGGCGAAGTTGATCTCGCAGCGTGGAAACAAGGCGTGCTCGTCATCGTCGAAGTGAAAGCCCGTAAGACCTATGACGCTGGCGCCTATGCCGTGCACCCGCAGGCGCAACAGCGCATTGGCCGCGCCGCAGAAGTTCTGGCGGGCCGCTGGCGGCTCAATTCCGCGCCGATCCGCTTCGATTTGATCGTGGTCGGCGCGGGTTTATTGCCGAAACATGAACGCGCGGCCTGGATGATCGAGCCACGCCGTTAA
- a CDS encoding 21 kDa hemolysin precursor: MRKSVFLVAALGACCLSSGCITAVAGAAAGVGVFALQDRTIGEGIDDATASQEVKTRLLAADSVGFAEVDVEVANGSLLLSGVAPSEQHKQAAEMIARNIQSVDNVYNEIFVGPRSTFMRGAADELITAQIRTRLTASRNVRAINVNIETFQGNVYLMGIARTDQELQRAAEIASVVPGVQRVVSFMQVRPLNNPTFAAALPPAPEFRGAPVQ, translated from the coding sequence ATGCGTAAGTCTGTATTCCTGGTTGCGGCGCTTGGCGCTTGTTGCTTGTCGAGCGGGTGCATCACCGCCGTTGCGGGCGCGGCGGCCGGCGTGGGCGTGTTTGCGCTCCAGGATCGCACCATCGGTGAAGGCATCGACGACGCCACAGCTTCACAAGAAGTAAAGACGCGCCTCTTAGCGGCAGACAGCGTGGGCTTCGCGGAAGTGGATGTCGAAGTCGCCAATGGCAGCTTGTTGCTTTCCGGCGTCGCTCCAAGCGAGCAGCACAAGCAAGCCGCGGAAATGATCGCCCGCAACATCCAAAGCGTGGACAATGTCTACAACGAGATTTTCGTCGGCCCGCGTTCGACATTCATGCGCGGCGCCGCCGATGAGCTGATCACCGCGCAAATTCGCACGCGCCTCACCGCGAGCCGCAACGTTCGCGCGATCAACGTCAATATCGAAACATTCCAGGGCAACGTGTACCTGATGGGAATCGCTCGAACGGATCAGGAGCTTCAACGCGCCGCCGAAATCGCGAGCGTGGTGCCGGGCGTTCAGCGCGTCGTGTCATTCATGCAAGTTCGGCCACTGAACAATCCGACTTTCGCTGCGGCGCTTCCGCCAGCCCCGGAATTTCGTGGCGCGCCTGTTCAATAA
- a CDS encoding ampG permease has translation MTDQTAPAPKRSTWSALAVFFERRSLVMLALGFAAGLPNLLVFDTLSAWLRTSGVSLQLIGFFALATLSYSLKFLWAPLIDRTTVPVLGPMLGHRRAWMLVCQGLLIFGLWLISGSNPTVNLGLVAAFAVFVAFTSATQDIVIDAWRIEAAGEERQGVMAAAYQWGYRIAILTAGIVPLFLASRINWGVAYATMSVLMVVGILAVLAAPKEKARPVMQPLMPTDMPAKPAEEAIEWIVRLAMVLIGAVVFGAGFTGQFVFLQGALSFVGLGGALDGLQASWDERPLGVFIQVAFAFAGLALIVFAAFPMPGKKTRPGVYFQRSYGEPIADFFKRFEGTAVLILAMICCYRLSDFVLNIMNPFYLDVGFDLERIAEVRKGFGVIMLSIGVGVAGWAIARFGLLKSLIGGAIVGPVSNLMFAWLATTGPDWRAFAAAIAVDNVTAGFCGTVLIAYMSSLTSAGFTATQYALFSSLYALPGKLIAAQGGGIIEGSARAAEPGGPFAALSGFFTNLPAGSFARASDIGVAPASLGAGYIVFFLYSCLIGVAALILALIIARKLKRAEVSAGSAPAPA, from the coding sequence ATGACCGATCAAACCGCACCTGCGCCAAAGCGCTCGACATGGTCCGCGCTCGCGGTGTTTTTCGAACGCCGTTCGTTGGTGATGCTGGCGCTTGGCTTCGCGGCTGGCCTGCCGAATCTGCTCGTCTTCGACACGCTCTCGGCTTGGCTGCGCACGTCGGGCGTCTCGCTGCAACTGATCGGCTTCTTCGCGCTTGCGACCTTGTCCTACTCGCTCAAATTCTTGTGGGCGCCGTTGATCGATCGCACGACTGTGCCGGTGCTTGGTCCGATGCTTGGGCACAGGCGCGCTTGGATGCTTGTGTGCCAAGGCCTTCTCATTTTCGGTCTGTGGCTTATTTCTGGTTCGAACCCCACCGTGAATCTCGGGCTCGTCGCGGCGTTCGCTGTGTTCGTGGCGTTTACCTCCGCGACGCAGGATATCGTCATCGACGCTTGGCGCATCGAGGCCGCTGGAGAAGAGCGTCAAGGCGTGATGGCGGCGGCCTACCAATGGGGCTACCGCATCGCGATTCTCACGGCCGGCATCGTGCCGCTGTTTCTCGCTTCGAGAATCAATTGGGGCGTGGCCTACGCGACAATGTCGGTGCTCATGGTGGTCGGCATCCTTGCGGTGCTCGCGGCGCCCAAGGAAAAAGCGCGGCCAGTCATGCAGCCGTTGATGCCAACGGACATGCCCGCGAAACCGGCGGAGGAGGCGATCGAGTGGATCGTCCGTTTGGCAATGGTGCTCATTGGCGCGGTGGTGTTTGGCGCGGGCTTCACGGGGCAGTTTGTTTTCTTGCAAGGGGCGCTGAGTTTCGTTGGCTTAGGCGGCGCACTCGATGGCCTGCAGGCGTCGTGGGATGAGCGTCCGCTGGGCGTGTTTATTCAAGTCGCATTCGCGTTTGCGGGTCTCGCCTTGATTGTGTTCGCGGCGTTCCCGATGCCCGGCAAGAAAACGCGACCTGGCGTGTATTTTCAGCGCTCTTACGGGGAGCCGATCGCGGACTTCTTCAAGCGCTTCGAAGGCACGGCGGTGCTGATCCTCGCAATGATCTGCTGCTACCGGCTGAGCGATTTCGTGCTCAACATCATGAACCCGTTCTACCTCGATGTTGGGTTTGATCTCGAACGCATCGCGGAAGTGCGCAAAGGCTTCGGCGTGATCATGCTGTCTATCGGCGTCGGCGTCGCCGGTTGGGCGATTGCGCGGTTTGGATTGCTGAAATCGCTGATCGGTGGTGCAATCGTTGGGCCCGTCTCGAACCTCATGTTCGCGTGGCTCGCCACCACTGGGCCGGACTGGCGCGCGTTCGCGGCGGCGATCGCCGTTGACAACGTTACTGCCGGCTTCTGCGGGACGGTGCTGATCGCCTATATGTCGAGCCTGACCAGCGCCGGCTTCACGGCGACACAATATGCGCTGTTCTCGTCGCTCTACGCGCTTCCGGGCAAACTGATCGCCGCGCAGGGCGGCGGCATCATCGAAGGCTCGGCGCGCGCCGCTGAACCGGGCGGACCGTTCGCCGCTCTCTCGGGCTTTTTCACGAACTTGCCCGCCGGCTCGTTCGCGCGCGCGTCGGATATCGGCGTGGCGCCCGCATCGCTCGGCGCGGGCTATATCGTCTTCTTCCTCTATTCGTGCCTTATCGGCGTCGCTGCGCTCATCCTGGCGCTGATCATTGCGCGCAAACTGAAACGGGCCGAAGTGTCGGCTGGGTCTGCGCCGGCGCCCGCTTAG
- a CDS encoding NADP-dependent malic enzyme, producing the protein MSDTKMTFTDAEALDFHRLPTPGKISITPTKPMATQRDLSLAYSPGVAVPVKAIAEDPDRAYDYTSKGNLVAVISNGTAILGLGNLGAMASKPVMEGKSVLFKRFADVDSIDIEVTTTDVEEFITTVRNIGPTFGGINLEDIKSPECFVIESRLRDELDIPVFHDDQHGTAIIAAAGLLNACELTGRSLKDITVVVNGAGAAGLSCIGLIKQLGVPHNNVIVCDSKGVVYKGRTQSMDQFKTAHAVETKARTLAEALKGADVFMGLSVAGAMTKDMVTSMAKNPIIFAMANPDPEITPEDVHSVRKDAIVATGRSDYPNQVNNVLGFPYIFRGALDVRARTINEEMKVAAAQALADLAKADVPDEVAAAYHGQRLKFGPDYIIPTPFDPRLISHIPPFVAQAAMDTGVARKPIADMAAYKASLAQRLDPTAATIQRVQNAVRAAPKRIVFAEGEERSVIRAAYAFQEQGLGEAILIGREEEVMRNMAALGVPESANLKIVNARLSNHNPLYTDYLYKRQQRFGFLQRDAQRLVNQDRNVFGACMVALGHADGMVTGVTRNYATAMEEVRRVIDPVRGERVMGMSIVLSKGRMLFIADTAVAEFPTAEELAQIAIQAAAMARRFGVTPRVALVAHSTFGNPTLERSDRIREAVSILDRREETDFEYDGDMNPGVALHPDIHGLYPFSRLTEPANVLVMPALHSASISSSLLTSVGGATVIGPVITGLACPIQIAPLGATVSDIVTFAALAAFQAADAR; encoded by the coding sequence ATGTCTGACACCAAAATGACCTTCACCGACGCCGAGGCGCTAGACTTCCACCGCCTGCCGACGCCGGGAAAAATCTCGATCACGCCAACCAAGCCGATGGCGACGCAGCGCGATTTGTCGCTCGCGTATTCGCCGGGCGTGGCCGTACCGGTGAAGGCGATCGCGGAGGACCCTGACCGCGCCTACGACTACACGTCCAAGGGCAATCTCGTCGCCGTGATCTCCAATGGCACCGCCATTCTGGGTTTGGGCAATCTCGGCGCGATGGCGTCGAAGCCGGTGATGGAAGGCAAGAGCGTCCTCTTCAAACGATTCGCGGACGTCGATTCCATCGACATTGAAGTGACGACCACGGACGTCGAGGAATTCATCACCACCGTCCGCAACATCGGGCCGACGTTCGGCGGCATCAATCTTGAGGACATCAAGAGCCCGGAATGCTTCGTCATCGAGAGCCGCCTGCGCGATGAACTCGACATTCCCGTGTTCCACGACGACCAGCACGGCACCGCCATCATCGCCGCCGCGGGCCTGCTCAATGCTTGCGAACTGACAGGCCGCTCCCTCAAAGACATCACAGTCGTCGTCAACGGCGCGGGCGCGGCAGGGCTTTCCTGCATCGGCCTCATCAAACAGCTCGGCGTGCCGCACAACAACGTCATCGTTTGCGACTCAAAAGGCGTCGTCTACAAAGGTCGCACCCAGAGCATGGACCAATTCAAGACGGCTCACGCCGTTGAGACCAAAGCGCGGACGCTGGCCGAAGCGCTGAAGGGCGCGGACGTTTTTATGGGCCTTTCGGTCGCCGGCGCGATGACGAAGGACATGGTCACGTCGATGGCCAAGAACCCGATCATCTTCGCGATGGCCAATCCCGACCCGGAGATCACGCCGGAGGATGTGCACTCCGTGCGCAAAGACGCAATCGTCGCGACGGGCCGTTCGGACTATCCGAACCAAGTCAACAACGTGCTGGGCTTTCCCTATATCTTCCGGGGCGCACTCGATGTGCGTGCGCGCACGATCAATGAAGAAATGAAAGTTGCCGCGGCCCAGGCGCTGGCCGATCTGGCGAAGGCCGACGTGCCGGATGAAGTTGCGGCGGCCTATCACGGCCAGAGGCTGAAGTTCGGGCCGGACTACATCATTCCAACGCCTTTCGATCCGCGCTTGATTTCGCACATCCCGCCCTTCGTCGCGCAGGCCGCGATGGACACAGGCGTCGCGCGCAAGCCCATCGCCGACATGGCGGCGTACAAGGCGAGCCTCGCGCAGAGGCTCGATCCAACGGCGGCGACGATACAACGCGTGCAAAACGCGGTGCGCGCGGCGCCGAAGCGCATCGTGTTTGCCGAAGGCGAAGAGCGCTCGGTGATCCGGGCGGCCTATGCGTTCCAGGAGCAAGGGCTCGGCGAAGCGATCCTGATCGGCCGCGAAGAAGAAGTGATGCGTAACATGGCCGCGCTCGGCGTGCCTGAAAGCGCGAACTTGAAGATCGTGAACGCGCGGCTTTCCAACCACAACCCGCTCTACACAGACTATCTCTACAAGCGTCAGCAGCGCTTCGGTTTTCTGCAGCGCGACGCGCAGCGCCTTGTGAACCAAGATCGCAACGTGTTCGGCGCCTGCATGGTCGCGCTGGGCCACGCTGACGGCATGGTGACCGGCGTGACACGCAACTACGCGACCGCGATGGAGGAAGTGCGCCGCGTGATCGACCCGGTGCGCGGCGAGCGCGTGATGGGCATGTCGATCGTGCTCTCCAAGGGGCGCATGTTGTTCATCGCCGACACGGCGGTTGCCGAATTCCCTACCGCTGAAGAGCTTGCCCAGATCGCCATTCAAGCGGCGGCGATGGCGCGCCGCTTCGGCGTTACGCCGCGCGTCGCCTTGGTGGCGCACTCCACCTTCGGCAATCCAACGCTGGAGCGCTCGGACCGCATCCGCGAGGCCGTTTCAATCTTGGACCGCCGGGAGGAGACTGATTTCGAGTATGACGGCGATATGAATCCGGGCGTTGCTTTGCATCCGGACATTCACGGTCTTTACCCGTTCTCGCGGCTCACCGAGCCGGCGAATGTGCTGGTTATGCCAGCGCTACACTCGGCGTCGATCTCGTCGAGCCTGCTCACGAGCGTCGGCGGCGCGACGGTGATTGGTCCGGTGATCACCGGCCTCGCCTGCCCGATCCAGATCGCCCCGCTTGGCGCCACGGTATCGGACATCGTGACCTTCGCCGCGCTGGCGGCGTTTCAAGCTGCTGACGCGCGCTAA
- a CDS encoding Mg(2+) chelatase family protein: MSSSCATAITVAFSGLEAKRVEVQVQLAGGVHGIVIVGLGDKAVSESRERVRAAFASIGLSIPAGRLIVNLAPADLPKEGTHYDLPIALAMMAAIGALPHDALDGVVAFGEVGLDGSLAASPGALPAAMAAHGMGLGFICPASCGAEAAWAGGEVLAAPSLLSLVNHFRGGAQLQPPERGELIAGEGVPDLRDVRGQEQAKRALEIAAAGGHNILFVGPPGAGKSMLAQRLPGLLPPLASEELLEVSMLHSVAGLLERGQLTRTRPFRAPHHSASMAALVGGGLRAKPGEISLAHHGVLFLDELPEFSPQALDALRQPLENGSVMIARANHHVTYPARIVLAAAMNPCRCGGGPGAGMCRRGPRCAIDYQARLSGPLLDRIDIQLDVPPVTAADLSLPAPIEGTAEAANRVLHARGAQAERAAGLNARLDLDSLEKWAAPDAAGAALLSKAAETLSLSARAYHRTMKVARSVADLDGADAVKRIHIAEALSLRRHWAGAEQGGIAKVS; encoded by the coding sequence ATGTCATCATCGTGCGCCACCGCAATAACCGTCGCCTTCTCTGGGCTTGAGGCCAAGCGCGTCGAAGTTCAGGTGCAGCTGGCCGGCGGCGTCCACGGCATCGTAATCGTCGGGCTAGGGGACAAAGCCGTTTCTGAGAGCCGCGAACGCGTGCGCGCAGCGTTCGCCTCGATTGGTCTGTCGATCCCCGCTGGGCGCTTGATCGTCAATCTCGCACCCGCCGATTTGCCCAAGGAAGGCACGCATTACGATCTACCGATCGCGCTCGCGATGATGGCGGCGATTGGCGCGCTCCCGCACGACGCGCTCGATGGCGTGGTCGCATTCGGCGAAGTAGGGCTCGACGGTTCGCTGGCCGCGTCGCCGGGCGCATTGCCCGCCGCAATGGCTGCGCACGGCATGGGGCTCGGCTTCATCTGCCCGGCAAGCTGTGGCGCTGAAGCAGCGTGGGCCGGGGGCGAAGTGCTCGCCGCGCCGTCGCTCTTGTCGCTGGTGAACCATTTCCGCGGCGGCGCGCAATTGCAGCCGCCGGAACGCGGCGAGCTTATCGCCGGCGAGGGCGTACCGGATTTGCGCGACGTGCGCGGCCAAGAGCAAGCCAAGCGCGCGCTCGAAATTGCTGCTGCTGGCGGCCACAACATCCTTTTCGTCGGCCCGCCCGGCGCGGGAAAATCCATGCTTGCGCAGCGTTTGCCGGGGCTTTTGCCGCCGCTGGCGAGCGAAGAATTGCTCGAAGTGTCGATGCTGCATTCGGTGGCGGGGTTGTTGGAGCGCGGCCAGCTCACACGCACGCGTCCGTTCCGCGCGCCGCACCATTCGGCCTCGATGGCGGCGCTTGTCGGCGGCGGGTTGCGCGCCAAGCCGGGCGAGATATCGCTCGCACACCATGGCGTGTTGTTTCTCGATGAATTGCCGGAGTTCAGCCCGCAAGCGCTCGACGCGTTGCGTCAGCCGCTTGAGAACGGCTCGGTGATGATCGCCCGCGCAAACCATCACGTGACCTATCCCGCACGCATCGTGCTGGCGGCGGCCATGAATCCCTGCCGCTGCGGCGGCGGGCCCGGAGCTGGCATGTGCCGGCGCGGCCCGCGCTGCGCGATCGATTACCAAGCGCGCCTCTCTGGCCCGCTGCTCGATCGTATCGACATCCAACTCGACGTGCCGCCCGTCACCGCCGCTGACCTGTCGCTGCCGGCGCCGATTGAAGGCACCGCCGAAGCCGCCAATCGCGTTTTGCACGCGCGCGGGGCCCAAGCCGAACGCGCGGCGGGGCTCAACGCGCGGCTGGATCTGGACTCGCTCGAGAAGTGGGCGGCGCCCGATGCCGCCGGCGCGGCGCTTCTGAGCAAAGCCGCGGAAACGCTGTCGCTCTCAGCGCGCGCCTACCACCGTACGATGAAAGTCGCCCGGTCCGTTGCCGATCTTGACGGTGCGGACGCCGTCAAGCGCATCCATATTGCTGAGGCGCTGAGCTTGCGCCGCCACTGGGCCGGCGCCGAGCAGGGCGGAATCGCAAAGGTTTCTTAA